The Candidatus Mancarchaeum acidiphilum sequence GCGTGCTATAGTTCTCTTTATATCCCTTATTTTTACGACTTTGCTTGACACTCCTGTAGCTGCAATCTTCCTCTTCTCGATAGCTTCCTCTAAATTCAAATCATCCAACTTGGTTTTTAGCTCTTTGTCAGATAATCCTCTAAGTTCTTTTGCTTTTATAATAAGCACCTCTTATTTAACTTTTTAATATTATTAATATTAATACTTTTCGCTTTTGCAATTGCGGACCTCCCGACTGCATCGGCCCAAAGCACACCCTTTTGGTATAAAACTTTTTATATTTAATTTCTCATTGCAAATGCGGTGATTTATTGCACATTTTACAATCAAATTAGTTGATGTAATAGAAAAGTATAAATACATTTTCTTACAATCTTTTTTAAGTCGATGGTTGAAAAGTCATATTGCTACTTTTCCCGCGGTTAC is a genomic window containing:
- the rpmC gene encoding 50S ribosomal protein L29, giving the protein MLIIKAKELRGLSDKELKTKLDDLNLEEAIEKRKIAATGVSSKVVKIRDIKRTIARILTILNERGAK